The proteins below are encoded in one region of Neoasaia chiangmaiensis:
- a CDS encoding NAD(P)/FAD-dependent oxidoreductase, producing the protein MHGAGFRVVIVGGGIGGLATALTLARSRNSAIDLTLIDRQDRHSWKPMLHNFAAGTASENTNTVPFADLARRHGFTFLQGAPNGIDRRQRRLSMPDGTKIPYDLLVIALGGRSDPYGIPGVAAHGTFLDTLPDALAIRRIFENIRHGSGHQTIGIVGGGPTGVQMAGEFRRVIASMTAATCPHIMLIESGQRLLPSFPSSVSESAETRLRQLGITIHTNTRIDAVTPDGFQLSNGKILHADLRLWAAGVRANAATSVFECALNPTTGRILIDPILRTSDPAIHALGDCATMTVHPQAATAQVARQQGQYLGRAIPLIAAGGQPPPFVYRHQGSVVVFGKDDGWSTFGGVVSQGLKPRLLHDALYQRHRIEILGLRQGLSAFLDAGSNSP; encoded by the coding sequence ATGCATGGCGCAGGATTCAGGGTCGTTATCGTCGGCGGCGGCATCGGCGGTCTGGCGACGGCCCTCACGCTCGCGCGGTCACGCAACAGCGCCATTGACCTGACGCTCATCGACCGGCAGGACCGGCATAGCTGGAAGCCGATGCTGCATAACTTCGCAGCCGGAACCGCATCGGAAAACACCAATACCGTGCCCTTCGCCGATCTGGCCCGACGGCACGGCTTCACCTTCCTCCAGGGCGCGCCGAACGGGATCGATCGTCGTCAGCGCCGCCTGTCTATGCCTGACGGCACGAAGATCCCCTACGATCTGCTGGTCATCGCCCTCGGCGGCCGCTCCGACCCCTACGGCATTCCCGGCGTCGCGGCACATGGCACATTCCTCGATACATTGCCGGATGCGTTGGCAATCCGGAGGATTTTCGAGAATATACGTCACGGCTCAGGGCATCAGACCATTGGCATCGTCGGTGGCGGCCCGACAGGCGTGCAGATGGCGGGCGAGTTCCGCCGCGTCATCGCCAGTATGACAGCCGCCACATGTCCCCACATCATGCTGATCGAAAGCGGGCAACGCCTGTTGCCATCGTTTCCGTCGTCCGTCTCCGAATCTGCTGAAACCCGGCTGCGGCAACTCGGCATCACCATTCATACGAACACCAGAATCGATGCCGTCACGCCAGACGGCTTCCAACTGAGCAATGGCAAGATCCTGCATGCCGATCTGCGCCTGTGGGCCGCAGGCGTACGCGCCAACGCCGCGACATCGGTATTCGAGTGCGCCCTGAATCCGACAACCGGACGCATCCTGATCGACCCGATCCTGCGCACGTCAGATCCGGCTATCCATGCGCTGGGGGACTGCGCCACGATGACGGTCCACCCGCAGGCCGCCACCGCGCAGGTCGCCCGGCAGCAGGGCCAATACCTCGGCCGCGCCATCCCGCTGATCGCAGCCGGCGGCCAGCCGCCGCCCTTCGTCTATCGCCATCAGGGCAGCGTCGTCGTGTTCGGCAAGGACGACGGATGGAGCACATTCGGCGGCGTCGTATCGCAGGGCCTCAAACCACGCCTGTTGCATGACGCACTCTATCAACGCCACCGGATCGAAATCCTTGGACTTCGGCAAGGCTTATCGGCTTTCCTCGACGCCGGTTCGAACTCCCCTTAA
- the argJ gene encoding bifunctional glutamate N-acetyltransferase/amino-acid acetyltransferase ArgJ — MAKTLSPSPLARPLPELAEISGLRLGAVAAGIRYTGRSDLMLMEFAPGTTVAGVFTRSKCPGAPIDWSKAALSEGKARALLVNSGNANVFTGRAGVLATQTSAAATARAVQCSATEVFLASTGVIGERLPTEKIVEAIPALHESLQEDGWADAARAIMTTDTFPKAARRDIRIGETPVRIQGIAKGSGMVAPDMATMLGFVATDAALPNDVLQALLREGIDQSFNSITVDSDTSTSDMVLLFATGKAGNDTPANAADPALRDFRAALHSVLHELALMVVRDGEGATKLMTIRVTGATSNESARRIALSVGNSPLVKTAIAGEDANWGRIVMAVGKADEPANRDTLSVAIGGTWIARLGTVVEGYDETPVVAHMKGQEIDIQIDLGLANGHATIWSCDLTHGYIDINGSYRS, encoded by the coding sequence ATGGCCAAGACCCTCTCTCCATCACCCCTCGCCCGCCCGCTGCCCGAACTAGCTGAAATCAGCGGTCTGCGTCTGGGCGCGGTCGCCGCCGGCATCCGCTATACCGGCCGTAGCGACCTGATGCTGATGGAATTCGCACCCGGCACGACCGTCGCCGGCGTCTTCACCCGCAGCAAGTGCCCCGGCGCCCCCATCGACTGGAGCAAGGCCGCCCTGTCCGAAGGCAAGGCACGCGCGCTTCTGGTCAATTCCGGCAACGCCAACGTCTTCACCGGTCGCGCCGGCGTTCTCGCCACGCAGACCAGCGCCGCCGCCACCGCGCGCGCGGTGCAGTGTTCCGCGACGGAAGTCTTCCTCGCCTCCACGGGGGTGATCGGCGAACGGCTCCCGACCGAAAAGATCGTCGAGGCCATCCCGGCCCTGCACGAAAGCCTTCAGGAAGATGGCTGGGCCGACGCCGCACGCGCCATCATGACGACCGATACATTCCCGAAAGCCGCGCGCCGCGATATCCGCATCGGCGAGACGCCGGTCCGTATCCAGGGCATCGCCAAGGGCAGCGGCATGGTCGCCCCGGACATGGCCACCATGCTCGGCTTCGTCGCGACGGACGCCGCCCTGCCCAACGACGTCCTGCAAGCCCTGCTGCGCGAGGGTATCGACCAAAGCTTCAACAGCATCACCGTCGATTCCGACACCTCGACATCCGACATGGTACTGCTGTTCGCCACCGGCAAGGCGGGCAACGATACCCCTGCCAACGCCGCCGATCCCGCCCTGCGCGACTTCAGGGCCGCCCTGCATTCGGTGCTCCACGAACTCGCGCTGATGGTCGTGCGCGACGGCGAAGGCGCCACCAAACTGATGACCATCCGCGTCACCGGCGCAACGAGCAACGAATCCGCCAGGCGCATCGCCCTTTCGGTCGGCAACTCCCCCCTCGTCAAAACCGCGATCGCCGGTGAGGACGCGAACTGGGGCCGCATCGTCATGGCCGTCGGCAAGGCGGACGAACCCGCCAACCGCGATACCCTTTCCGTCGCCATCGGCGGCACATGGATCGCGCGCCTCGGCACCGTCGTCGAGGGCTATGACGAAACACCGGTCGTCGCACACATGAAAGGCCAGGAAATCGACATCCAGATCGACCTCGGCCTCGCAAACGGCCACGCCACGATCTGGAGTTGCGACCTGACGCACGGCTATATCGACATCAACGGCTCATACCGAAGCTGA